The window TCCGTGATGCCTTCACGTTTGCCCGGTTCCTGGGGGTCAAGACGTGTATCGGCACCGAAACGCCCCTGACCGTCCCGCGCGCGGTCCGCGAGCAGTTTCCCTCGGGACCGAACACCTTCGAGGTCATCGGGGGCAAGACGGCCAGTTACCAGGACCCCATCGAGGGAACGGAGCTGGACGCCCTGTACCAGAGCGTCCGTTACGACCTTGAAGGATACGCGATCGCATTGCCGCAAGGCTCCTATGCCGTCACCCTGCACTTCTGTGAAGTGGCCTACGGAACCGTGGGTGCGCGGGTGTTCGGCGTCACGCTCGAGGGACTTACGGCCATTGATAGTCTCGACATCTACGCCCGCGCCGGCAAGGATGCCGCCCTCGACGTCCCGTTCGAGAACGTGCGCGTGGCTGACGGCGTTCTTAACATCGATTTCATCCAACAGGTCGAGTATCCCGCCATTGCCGGCATCAGCGTGGCGGGCCAGGGCGCGGAGGTCTACATTGATTGCGGCGGTCCCGGCGTGGGCCCGTTCGCCGGGGATGACGGCAACGCCCCTCTTGAACCTGCCGCGGTCCAGGAATTGTACGCGGGCATCTTCAAACGCATCATGGCCGCCCACCCGCTGGATTACTACTGGTTCTGGACCCCGGAGGGGTGGACCTGGGAAGGAGCGCAATCGGACCAGGTGAAGAACACTATCGCCGATATCCAACTCGCCATCGCCGCGGCCAAAGAAGTGAACGCGCCGTTCCAACTCGCCACCTGCGGATGGGTATTGGGACCCCAGGATGATCGCGCTCTGTTTGGCCGCGTCTTGCCGCCCGGCATGCCGGTGAGCTGCATCAGCCGGTCCGTGGGCCACGCGCCGCTCGAGCCCGGTTTCGCGGAAGTCCAGAACCGCGAGAAATGGGCTATTCCCTGGCTCGAAGACGACCCCGCCATGGTGAGCCCGCAGTTGTGGGTCGGCCGCATGCGGCGCGACGCCTGCGATGCTCTCCGTTACGGGTGCACGGGCCTCCTTGGCATTCACTGGCGCACGCGCATCCTCGGCCCCAACGTCTCCGCGCTCGCCAAGGCCGCGTGGGACCAGGAACCGTGGGCAATGGACCTCGAGGGGGTCCGCCGGGCCAAGGGCGGCGAGGCCGGCGCCGATGCGGGGCTCCCGCGCGACTTCCCCGCGGCCGATTTCTATGAAGATTGGGCCGCTGCGTCGTTTGGCCCGCAATCCGCGGCGGCAGTCGCGGCCGTGTTCGCGCGCATCGACGGGAAACTGCCGCGGCCCTCGGACTGGGTGGGCGGCCCCGGCGGGTTCAACCCCGACAGCCGTCCCTGGGAGACTGTCGCGCAGGAATACGCGTTTCTCGACGAACTGGAGGCCCTGCGCGGGAACGTCGCCGGCGCGGGAAATCTCGGACGTTTTGACTACTGGCTGAACACCTTCCGCTACATGCGCGAATCGGACCGCATGCGCGGCCTGTGGCATCGCAGCACCCAAGCCATCGACAAGACGGAGAAGGCCGCCAGCAAGGAAGAGCAGGCGCGCATCGCCCGCGACGAGGCCCTGCCCGCGTACCGCGGCCTCGCAGCCTGTATCCGCGACATGTACACGTACCTGCTTGCTTCGGTATCGACCTCGGGCGGCATGGGGAACTTCACCAACCTCGAGCAACACAGCATGCCCCAGATTCTGTATGGTCCTGGCGAGAAGCTTGCCGGCCTTCTGGGCGAACCGTTGCCGGCCGATGCCCTGCTTGATCAGCAGTACCGGGGCCCGGACCGCGTCTTCGTGCGCACCGTCCGCACGTGCATTTTCGCCAGCGAACCGCTCACCGTCAGCGCGACCGTGCTGGCCGCTCAAGCGCCCCAGGCGGTGGCTCTGCTGAGCCGGCCGCTGGGAGAGGGGCCGTTCGAGGAACAGCCGATGCAGCATGTGGCCCGCGGCATCTACGCCGCCACAGTCCCGCCCGGTGCCCGCGAACAGGACTTCGAGTACTGCGTCAGAGCCACCTTGAACGACGGGAAGACGTTGGTCTGGCCGCCAACCGCCCCCGGCCTCTGTCAAACCGTCGTGGTGGCCCCCTGAAACGTCGCGCACCACGGATTCCGGGTGTCCGCCGAATAAAACCCGGTTATGACTCGTATTTCTGCATGAGACGGGCTACGGGCCCGCGTAGTGGGCGCATGGGCGCACATCGTTTCTCCCGGATTGGACACCTGTGGCCGTAATCTTGTCTAATGGAAAGGGTAACTGTCGAAGGGAGGTATTCTATGCCTACCGTAAGAAACCGCCGGGCCGGACTGCTGGCGCTGTGCGCGGCCTTGGCGATTCCTGGGGCAG of the Candidatus Hydrogenedentota bacterium genome contains:
- a CDS encoding malectin domain-containing carbohydrate-binding protein, with the protein product MRKAVLLAALCVAFGWEAATAPNQIAVPADASPLVKFAAAEARRYIYVRTGQLLPIAEGENIKSDTIVVGSKTYLPAAQPRQDAGDAPWDKARAEQGYVIKTVPHGAHRLVVIAGSSDVATLYAAYRFAELLGVRFYLHGDVVPDERMPWQLPDFDVEESPLFATRGIQPFHDFPEGPDWWNLDDYKAIIGQLPKLRMNFIGLHTYPEDRPNAEPTVWIGRPEDVREHGRVAHGYPAIYYNTALPVGWGLSPKATSAYPAGAAALYDRDDFGPDIMRGLSPRPDTPEECLEVFNRAGAMFRDAFTFARFLGVKTCIGTETPLTVPRAVREQFPSGPNTFEVIGGKTASYQDPIEGTELDALYQSVRYDLEGYAIALPQGSYAVTLHFCEVAYGTVGARVFGVTLEGLTAIDSLDIYARAGKDAALDVPFENVRVADGVLNIDFIQQVEYPAIAGISVAGQGAEVYIDCGGPGVGPFAGDDGNAPLEPAAVQELYAGIFKRIMAAHPLDYYWFWTPEGWTWEGAQSDQVKNTIADIQLAIAAAKEVNAPFQLATCGWVLGPQDDRALFGRVLPPGMPVSCISRSVGHAPLEPGFAEVQNREKWAIPWLEDDPAMVSPQLWVGRMRRDACDALRYGCTGLLGIHWRTRILGPNVSALAKAAWDQEPWAMDLEGVRRAKGGEAGADAGLPRDFPAADFYEDWAAASFGPQSAAAVAAVFARIDGKLPRPSDWVGGPGGFNPDSRPWETVAQEYAFLDELEALRGNVAGAGNLGRFDYWLNTFRYMRESDRMRGLWHRSTQAIDKTEKAASKEEQARIARDEALPAYRGLAACIRDMYTYLLASVSTSGGMGNFTNLEQHSMPQILYGPGEKLAGLLGEPLPADALLDQQYRGPDRVFVRTVRTCIFASEPLTVSATVLAAQAPQAVALLSRPLGEGPFEEQPMQHVARGIYAATVPPGAREQDFEYCVRATLNDGKTLVWPPTAPGLCQTVVVAP